The nucleotide window CGCGCGCTCTCAGGCCGCCCCGAGTCCTGGGGGGACTTCGAAGGAGGATCCGCGCCTGGGGCCAGAGAACGGGGCAGACGGGGGCACTGCCGGAGGCCGAGCCGACGCAGTGTCTCCAGTCGTAGGTTGGTGCCTGGGGTCGGGGACCGAGGTTTGGGCGCTGCCTGCCTGAGCGGAGATCCGGGTTTGCCTCCGCCCCCGCTCAGGACCCTGACGCGGGTGAGGCGGCCCCGGGAGCATGAGCGGGCAGCGCGTGGACGTCAAGGTGGTGATGCTGGGCAAGGAGTACGTGGGCAAGACGAGCCTGGTGGAACGATACGTGCACGACCGCTTCCTGGTGGGGCCCTATCAGAACGTGAGTGCGCTCCGCGGGGCCGGGCACGAGTGGGAGGGAGCTGACCAGCACCCGCGGCCCTGATCGCTTCCCCCTGATTGCAGACCATCGGGGCCGCCTTCGTGGCCAAGGTGATGTCCGTTGGAGACCGGACGGTGACTTTAGGTATTTGGGTAAGTCCCCTGGGCGAGTAGTCCTGAGATCACCCAATCCTGAGGAGGCTTAGGTTCTCCTATTACTGACTGACTTGTCTCTTAGAGGCCGTTCTCTAAACCCCAGTTTAAAAATAGGGGTCTGAAGGACGTGATAGTAGTTTGCAGTCTTGGGGAGTAGCTCAGTAACTCAGGCCCGGGCTGAGCCGCCCCCTGCCCTTCAGGACACAGCAGGCTCTGAGCGCTACGAGGCGATGAGCCGAATCTACTACCGGGGTGCCAAGGCTGCCATCGTCTGCTATGGTAAGAGAGGCTCTGGCCTGTTCCTCAAACAAGAAGGGTTGGGTGTCAGGCCGGCCTTAGAGAACAGCCCCTGACCCTTGCTGTGTTTCCTGTGCGTCCCACATCAAGACCTGACGGACAGCAGCAGCTTTGAGCGGGCAAAGTTCTGGGTGAAGGAACTGCGCAACCTAGAGGAGGTAAGTGCCAGACCTCACCAGAGGACCAGAGGCTGGTGGTCCATGGGAGTGACCCTGACCTTGCCTTCTGCTCCAGGGCTGTCAGATCTACCTGTGCGGCACCAAGAGTGATCTGCTGGAGGAGGACAGGCGGCGTCGACGTGTGGACTTCCACGACGTCCAGGACTATGCAGACAGTAGCTATTCCTCAgctctctgggggtgggggaagtggctGCTTGGGTGGATCATAAAATAGGGACTGCCTTAGCTGCCATGGCAAGATCCCTTGGGAAAGTCTTCTGGCCTCCCTGAATGTGTGGGGTCCATTAAGATTCCCTGAATTGCTAGCCTTCCCCTTTTTGTCCACCTGATTCTCAGGTAGGAGGCTTTAGTCATTTCTCCTTACAGATATCAAAGCTCAGCTCTTTGAAACATCCAGCAAGACAGGCCAGAGTGTGGGTGAGTGCTGTCCTGGGCCTCACAGCAGAACAGGCAGGGGCACCAGAGGCGGCAGAGAAGAGCCTAGAGGGCTGGGTTATTGGGTGATTCCAGGGTTACTGGCTTTGAGCCCTCACTGACTTGTCCTTTTTCCTGCCAGACGAGCTCTTCCAGAAAGTGGCAGAGGATTACGTCAGTGTGGCTGCCTTCCAGGTGATGACAGGTGTgtgcttccccagcctctctggaGACTTCCTCTAGGCCCGCTGCATCTTGCCCCCTTCACAAGTTACCTGATCCCCAAACAGAACGGTGCTAAGTTGCCACCTCTCTTTGACAGAGGACAAGGGCGTGGACCTGGGCCAGAAGGCAAACCCCTACTTCTACAGCTGTTGTCATCACTGAGTCACCACCGCTCAGCTCACCTGGCCTGGGGGGCTGAAGGGGATATTAAAGGGATTCCCCCAGAAGAGCTAGACCTAGCTCTCATCTGGGGTTGAGTGGTCAACTCTCTGAGCTACCCCCAGTCCCCATGGCAGCAGGGGTGGCACCTGCCTGTGCTGGCCCATGGAATGGAGGCAGCATTGGTCTGACTGATGGGCACGAGGAGGGTAAAGGCTTATTTGGACCCAGGCTCCTGCCCTGGACAGCACTTGTGTCTTCAGATTATTTAAGTGGCTTCtgatttgtaaataaaatcaatgcactGTGAATCACactcagcccctctccctgctgtGCCAAGACACCTAGTTCTTTCTGGGACCACCTGGCTGTCCTAACTTCCTATATTAAGGCTCCTACCAGCTCTTACTCTTTTGGAAACCAAGTAACTTCACCCCAGGGATGCAGCTGAGATAATAGAGAAACAAAAGGGCTTTTTCCTGTTCTTTAGGGGAGACAAAGATAGGTGAGAGGTTGTGGCTGGGGCAATGCAAAGCTCACGATTCCATCGTGGTGTCGAGAAGAGCAAGGTTTAAATGGTGTCCAGATATCAAAGGGTCAAGTACTCCTACCTCAGACTGGCTGGTTCTACCACTACTGTCATGTCTAGGTCCATGAGTCATGTCTGTGGCTCAGATCCTAAGCTTCTCAGCAGTATCTTACAATGTGGTTTAATGGAAGAAGAATCCTACATTCTGCAAGACAGAAAGGTCTTTTAGATCCAGACTGGGATCCAGTTCAGCTATCAACAGAAAAGGGACCTGAACTCAGCCTGAGTTTCTCACCCGTAAAATGAGGTGACCATCACCCAGTTCAGGATGCTGAAGATCCAGAGCAAAAAGTAACTCTAGGACTGAATGCTTGTCTTCTCAcgctacccccccaccccccgccccagggctTTGTGCTGAAGGGGTAGGAAGTTCAGGACTAGgtcagaaggagagacagactcccaagatTCCCTCAAAGTATATTTTTGGGCCTTAGAAGTATCAGGCATTACTGTACACAGGGCTGATGCTTCCTCTTCAACTAAAAAGCATATGGCAGTTCTTCCTAGTATGGGAGGCCTGGGCCAGGTCTTCTACAGTGCCTAGCACCTATCTCTGAAGAACTAAAAACCTGGCTAGAATGGCCAGACTCACACTCAGAAAGTACTATGGTTCCACTTCCCTTTTTAAAACCAATTCCTCAAAATACCCTTCCTTTATGGGTAATGGAAGCTTCCTGTATAGGGGCTAAAACAGACACCAGCCATtcccaaaggaagtgaaaaacatTCTGGCAGATGGTGGCTGCAGGGAGAAAACCCACACAACTCCTGGGAGATGCTTAGAGGAGAGGCTCACCTCCACCAAGTCCCGGACCTGGGAACTATCTCAGGGGCTGGTTCTGCTCTCACCCAAACACATCCTCCCTCCTGTTAAAGCTACATCTCCCCACggacaacaaacaaaacacagggcAAGGGCCATAAGAGTAAAGTTAAACTTTACTTTACAGTAATTTTTCTATATACAAAGAATTACAGTACATGTTTATGGGGGACTCCTACAGGGCTCCCCTCTTTTTCACTAAGAGTTTCACTTACAGCTGACCATctatgggggagagggggcaaaAGACCAGTGATGGACCTCAGCcgacacccccccacacccctttcttaaaaatatagagATCTCTATTGTCAGCTTGTTTCTTTGCCAAGACTTAGCTGCTCTTCCATGAGCTCCTGTGTGCTGCACTCATCCATCTTCAACACACTCCtctacatgcacacacaggcagcACCCACCTTGGACCTGGAGACCgcctgttctctgcccctcccctggaaGTTTAAAGCACCAGGACCATTCACTTCTGCTCCTACTCCCTGGGCTCATCTCCTGTCCACAAAGCTTTACTGGACTTCCAGCGTGTTACACCTGAAGCCCCTCAATAGCCTGAAGTTTTGAAAGCCATGGGAAAGCAGCTCCAGAGAAGGGACCATGTAAGAGTTTAACATGATTTTGCTTATGCTGGTAGGAAACATTTCTTCTCAGGCGGTggatttctaattaaaataaactctttCCACCTCCTTAAGAAATATTACCCTTAGTCTTCATAAGCAATAGAGGTGCTCCCATGAGAGTGGAAGAggtagagaggggcagaaggtAACCGAAGGAGAACCCCACAGTAGGAGCTCTCTACCAACCTGTCCTAGGCAGTGTGGACGGAGGCTACACCAGGTGACAAGGTGACACCAGCCCTGAGAAACTCAATGACCACCCTCGTCTGGATACAGCATCTCTTCCATTTAGGACTGCGCTGAACCACTCCAGGGTTGGGTGCAGGATTCACTGAGGCTCTGCCTTCTCTAATAGAGCCTCAAAGAAACCATTCCACATGAAATTTCTTCCTCCCAAACAGGAACCCGGGTTTCTCAAGTCACCAGTCCCTCACCCCTTGGCAGTGCTTATTTATACCAGAAAATTAGCACCatcattacatttttttgtgtgtgttcaaaGCAATTATCTATTCTTATTTCAATTGTACTACAGCAACCTCTGGCCCTGCTGCACTGGCCCTAGGAAGCTCAGCTGAGAGCTCACTGGCTGTAGCCAACGAAAGTCTCATGCAGCAGCTACCTAGCTCTAAGTGATCTGGAATGTCTAGCACATGAAGCAGCCCAAGCATTATT belongs to Acinonyx jubatus isolate Ajub_Pintada_27869175 chromosome A1, VMU_Ajub_asm_v1.0, whole genome shotgun sequence and includes:
- the RAB24 gene encoding ras-related protein Rab-24 isoform X2 produces the protein MSGQRVDVKVVMLGKEYVGKTSLVERYVHDRFLVGPYQNTIGAAFVAKVMSVGDRTVTLGIWDTAGSERYEAMSRIYYRGAKAAIVCYDLTDSSSFERAKFWVKELRNLEEGCQIYLCGTKSDLLEEDRRRRRVDFHDVQDYADNIKAQLFETSSKTGQSVDELFQKVAEDYVSVAAFQVMTGEAARTRLPSCHSVLMM
- the RAB24 gene encoding ras-related protein Rab-24 isoform X1; amino-acid sequence: MSGQRVDVKVVMLGKEYVGKTSLVERYVHDRFLVGPYQNTIGAAFVAKVMSVGDRTVTLGIWDTAGSERYEAMSRIYYRGAKAAIVCYDLTDSSSFERAKFWVKELRNLEEGCQIYLCGTKSDLLEEDRRRRRVDFHDVQDYADNIKAQLFETSSKTGQSVDELFQKVAEDYVSVAAFQVMTEDKGVDLGQKANPYFYSCCHH